A genomic window from Micromonospora violae includes:
- a CDS encoding response regulator, with translation MTRILVVDDEPQILRALRINLRARRYDVDVAGTGAAALKAAASHPPDLVVLDLGLPDIDGVEVIRGLRGWTSVPIIVLSGRAGSEDKVAALDAGADDYVTKPFGVEELLARIRAVTRRLGASNEAVPALRIGRHTVDLADHRVHHDDGTEVKLTPTQWSVLEKLLRHPGKLVSQRQLLQDVWGPEYQNETNYLRQYLAQLRRKLEDDPARPRHLITEPGMGYRYRP, from the coding sequence ATGACGCGCATCCTGGTCGTCGACGACGAACCGCAGATCCTGCGTGCCCTGCGCATCAACCTGCGGGCCCGCCGCTACGACGTGGACGTCGCCGGCACCGGGGCCGCCGCGTTGAAGGCCGCCGCCAGCCACCCGCCCGACCTGGTGGTGCTGGACCTCGGCCTGCCCGACATCGACGGCGTGGAGGTGATCCGGGGCCTGCGCGGGTGGACCAGCGTACCGATCATCGTGCTCTCCGGGAGGGCCGGCAGTGAGGACAAGGTCGCCGCGCTCGACGCCGGCGCGGACGACTACGTCACCAAACCGTTCGGGGTGGAGGAGCTGCTGGCCCGCATCCGCGCGGTGACCCGCCGCCTCGGCGCGTCCAACGAAGCGGTGCCGGCGCTGCGGATCGGTCGACACACCGTCGACCTGGCCGACCACCGCGTGCACCACGACGACGGCACCGAGGTCAAACTCACCCCCACCCAGTGGAGCGTGCTGGAGAAGCTGCTGCGGCACCCCGGCAAGCTGGTCAGCCAACGTCAGCTCCTCCAGGACGTGTGGGGGCCGGAATACCAGAACGAGACCAACTACCTGCGGCAGTACCTGGCCCAGCTGCGGCGCAAGCTGGAGGACGACCCGGCCCGCCCCCGGCACCTCATCACCGAGCCGGGAATGGGCTACCGCTACCGCCCCTGA
- a CDS encoding dienelactone hydrolase family protein codes for MLTTTVDIPTSDGVADASLTRPDGDGPFPAVLLFMDAIGPRPRLVEMAERIAARGYLVLTPHLLYRGGRAPLFDLSRLGEADGRAALFAKAMPLIGALTADVINRDTAAYLDFLAARDDVRPGPVAITGYCMGGTNALRAIEAHPDRIAAIASFHGGRIVTDAPDSPHLGVASITGELYFGHADADQSMTPEQIATLEKALDAAGVRYRSEVYAGAHHGYTMSDTPAYDEQATERHWRALFDLLDRALPVG; via the coding sequence GTGCTGACGACGACGGTGGACATCCCGACCAGCGACGGAGTGGCGGACGCGAGCCTGACCCGGCCGGACGGGGACGGTCCGTTCCCGGCGGTGCTGCTCTTCATGGACGCCATCGGGCCGCGTCCGCGCCTGGTCGAGATGGCCGAGCGGATCGCCGCCCGGGGTTACCTCGTGCTGACGCCCCATCTGCTCTACCGGGGCGGCCGGGCACCGCTGTTCGACCTGTCCCGACTCGGTGAGGCCGACGGTCGCGCCGCACTCTTCGCGAAGGCCATGCCGTTGATCGGCGCGTTGACCGCGGACGTGATCAACCGGGACACCGCCGCGTACCTCGACTTCCTGGCCGCCCGCGACGACGTCCGGCCAGGCCCGGTCGCCATCACCGGATACTGCATGGGCGGCACCAACGCGCTGCGGGCCATCGAGGCGCACCCGGACCGCATCGCGGCGATCGCCAGCTTCCACGGCGGGCGGATCGTCACCGACGCGCCCGACAGCCCGCACCTGGGCGTCGCCTCGATCACCGGCGAGCTGTACTTCGGGCACGCCGACGCCGACCAGTCGATGACGCCCGAGCAGATCGCCACGCTGGAGAAGGCTCTCGACGCCGCCGGAGTGCGGTACCGCTCCGAGGTGTACGCCGGCGCCCACCATGGCTACACCATGAGCGACACCCCGGCGTACGACGAGCAGGCCACCGAGCGTCACTGGCGCGCGCTCTTCGACCTCCTGGACCGCGCCCTGCCCGTCGGCTGA
- a CDS encoding L-dopachrome tautomerase-related protein produces the protein MNGPVGDEPMGELELVHTFTGPMPTGVSVSHRGRIFVNFPKWGDEVPATVVELRDGREVPYPDQAWNDPSGDDDAGAFVSVQSIVVDPADRLWVLDTGSPMLQPTKPGGPKLVRVDLETDTVAQVITFPADVALPTTYLNDVRFDLRRGESGVAYITDSAFAGPNGIIVVDLASGAAWRRLHDHPSTKAKPLTSFRPIVEGRPFLERPADGPPKPVAMGSDGIAISADGTRLYYCPLASRRLYSVSTEALADPGVTQEAVAATVVDEGDKGTASDGLESDDAGRLYLTSYEHNAVLRRLPDGEYETLVHDPRLLWPDTMSVAADGHLYVTANQLHRQPQYQRGQDLRRKPYALFRTRIDAGPVLLRR, from the coding sequence ATGAACGGGCCGGTCGGCGACGAGCCGATGGGTGAACTGGAGCTGGTGCACACCTTCACCGGCCCGATGCCGACCGGGGTGAGCGTCTCGCACCGGGGCCGGATCTTCGTCAACTTCCCCAAGTGGGGTGACGAGGTGCCGGCCACCGTCGTCGAGCTGCGCGACGGCCGGGAGGTGCCCTACCCGGACCAGGCGTGGAACGACCCGTCCGGCGACGACGACGCGGGCGCGTTCGTGTCGGTGCAGAGCATCGTGGTCGACCCGGCCGACCGGCTCTGGGTGCTGGACACCGGCAGCCCGATGTTGCAACCCACCAAGCCGGGCGGCCCGAAGCTGGTCCGGGTCGACCTGGAGACCGACACCGTCGCCCAGGTGATCACCTTCCCGGCGGACGTGGCGCTGCCGACGACGTACCTCAACGACGTCCGCTTCGACCTGCGGCGGGGCGAGTCGGGGGTCGCGTACATCACCGACTCCGCGTTCGCCGGGCCGAACGGGATCATCGTGGTGGACCTGGCCAGCGGTGCCGCCTGGCGGCGGCTGCACGACCACCCGTCCACCAAGGCGAAGCCGCTGACGTCGTTCCGCCCGATTGTCGAGGGCCGGCCGTTCCTGGAACGGCCGGCCGACGGGCCGCCGAAGCCGGTAGCGATGGGCTCCGACGGCATCGCCATCTCCGCCGACGGCACCCGGCTCTACTACTGCCCGTTGGCGTCCCGGCGCCTTTACAGCGTCTCCACCGAAGCGCTGGCCGACCCGGGCGTCACCCAGGAGGCGGTCGCCGCGACAGTGGTCGACGAGGGCGACAAGGGCACCGCCTCGGACGGGTTGGAGAGCGACGACGCGGGACGGCTCTACCTCACCTCGTACGAGCACAACGCGGTGCTGCGGCGACTGCCGGACGGCGAGTACGAGACCCTGGTGCACGACCCGCGACTGCTCTGGCCAGACACCATGTCGGTGGCCGCCGACGGGCACCTCTACGTCACCGCCAACCAACTGCACCGGCAACCGCAGTACCAGCGCGGCCAGGACCTGCGGCGCAAGCCGTACGCGTTGTTCCGGACCCGCATCGACGCCGGGCCGGTGCTGCTGCGCCGCTGA
- a CDS encoding SMP-30/gluconolactonase/LRE family protein gives MELTEPTVWSTDRLELGEGLRWVDDRLVLVDLLAGRLWETDGDAPTPLRELRRLDGPLGAVAPVADRPGEWLAAAGTGVTLLPATGDPRPVAELVADAPEPTRLNDAVADPHGRFWAGSMTYAMVPGGGTLFRLTPGADPVPAVTGLTIPNGPAFDATGTTMYLADTPRGEIDRFTVDPATGALHGREPFVRLTPADGGPDGMTLDAAGHLWIALWGGSAVRRYRPDGTLDQEIRLPATQPAGICLGGPDLRRLFIGTARVGLDTPGPQDGALFAVDVQVPGLPTAHAAAPAS, from the coding sequence ATGGAGTTGACCGAGCCGACCGTCTGGAGCACCGACCGGCTGGAGTTGGGTGAGGGCCTGCGCTGGGTCGACGACCGGCTGGTCCTCGTCGACCTGCTGGCCGGGCGACTGTGGGAGACCGACGGCGACGCCCCGACACCGCTGCGGGAGCTGCGCCGCCTCGACGGGCCGCTCGGCGCGGTCGCCCCGGTGGCCGACCGGCCCGGCGAGTGGCTGGCCGCCGCCGGGACCGGCGTCACCCTGCTGCCCGCCACCGGCGACCCCCGACCGGTCGCCGAGCTGGTCGCCGACGCGCCCGAGCCGACCCGGCTGAACGACGCGGTCGCCGACCCGCACGGCCGCTTCTGGGCCGGCAGCATGACGTACGCGATGGTGCCCGGCGGTGGCACGCTGTTCCGCCTCACCCCGGGCGCCGACCCGGTCCCCGCGGTGACCGGGCTGACCATCCCGAACGGGCCGGCGTTCGACGCGACCGGCACCACCATGTACCTGGCCGACACACCCCGCGGCGAGATCGACCGGTTCACCGTCGACCCCGCCACCGGAGCCCTGCACGGGCGGGAGCCGTTCGTGCGACTGACCCCCGCCGACGGCGGCCCGGACGGCATGACGCTCGACGCGGCCGGCCACCTCTGGATCGCGCTGTGGGGTGGCTCCGCGGTCCGCCGCTACCGGCCCGACGGCACCCTCGACCAGGAGATCCGGCTGCCTGCCACGCAGCCGGCCGGCATCTGCCTGGGCGGCCCCGACCTGCGCCGACTCTTCATCGGCACGGCCCGGGTGGGGCTGGACACGCCCGGTCCGCAGGACGGCGCGTTGTTCGCCGTGGACGTCCAGGTGCCCGGCCTGCCCACCGCGCACGCCGCCGCGCCAGCGAGCTGA
- a CDS encoding sugar kinase, giving the protein MTDLLTLGETMAAFRTTGPLRLGGTAGISVAGSESNVAIGLARLGHRAAWVGVTGADEPGELVRRTLRAEGVDLTWSRVDATAPTGLILFENRVADINRVTYHRAGSAGSRLGPADVTPAFDTPGPAPRLLHVTGITCALGVEPYQAVVEAVRRARTAGTTVCLDVNHRNRLWSVAQAAAALRPLLPSIDLVVASDDELAVLTDAADPASALLSAGVTEVVVKHGAGGATSHSATGTTHRPARTVSVVDTVGAGDAFVAGLLSGWLDGLDAPTRLDRAVTTGAFAVATRGDWEGLPDRAELALLDHGPGGTVR; this is encoded by the coding sequence ATGACCGACCTGCTCACCCTCGGCGAGACGATGGCGGCGTTCCGCACCACCGGCCCACTGCGGCTGGGCGGCACCGCCGGGATCTCCGTCGCCGGTTCCGAGTCGAACGTGGCGATCGGCCTGGCCCGGCTCGGCCACCGGGCCGCCTGGGTCGGAGTGACCGGCGCCGACGAGCCCGGTGAGCTGGTCCGCCGTACGCTGCGCGCCGAGGGCGTCGACCTGACCTGGTCCCGGGTCGACGCGACCGCTCCGACCGGGCTGATCCTCTTCGAGAACCGGGTCGCCGACATCAACCGGGTCACCTACCACCGCGCCGGCTCGGCCGGATCCCGACTGGGCCCGGCCGACGTGACCCCCGCCTTCGACACGCCCGGGCCAGCACCCCGGCTGTTGCACGTCACCGGCATCACCTGCGCGCTCGGCGTCGAGCCGTACCAGGCGGTGGTGGAGGCGGTACGGCGCGCCCGCACGGCCGGCACCACTGTCTGCCTGGACGTCAACCACCGCAACCGCCTCTGGTCGGTGGCGCAGGCCGCCGCCGCGCTGCGCCCGCTGCTGCCCTCGATCGACCTGGTGGTCGCCTCCGACGACGAGTTGGCCGTGCTGACCGACGCGGCCGACCCGGCCTCGGCGCTACTCTCGGCCGGCGTCACCGAGGTCGTGGTCAAACACGGCGCCGGTGGCGCGACCAGCCACAGCGCGACCGGCACGACCCACCGTCCAGCCCGGACGGTGTCGGTGGTGGACACCGTCGGCGCGGGCGACGCCTTCGTGGCCGGGCTGCTCTCCGGCTGGCTCGACGGCCTCGACGCGCCGACCCGCCTGGACCGGGCCGTCACCACCGGCGCGTTCGCGGTCGCCACCCGGGGCGACTGGGAGGGTCTGCCCGACCGGGCCGAGCTGGCGCTGCTCGACCACGGCCCCGGCGGTACGGTCCGCTGA
- a CDS encoding bifunctional 4-hydroxy-2-oxoglutarate aldolase/2-dehydro-3-deoxy-phosphogluconate aldolase, whose product MNLLDELRTHRLLAIVRGPDPAAALTAVLTLAESGVALIEVSLTSADALGVLRRARAAIGPDFALGAGTVLSAEDARAAADAGAGFLVTPAIAPSLAEGGRLGLPVLAGALTPTEVVQANDGGAAAIKLFPASLGGPDYLGALRDPFPGTAFVPVGGVDADGSRRYLDRGATAVGVGSPLLGDAVRGGDTAALRDRVAAFLAAVRA is encoded by the coding sequence ATGAACCTGCTCGACGAGCTGCGTACCCATCGACTGTTGGCCATCGTGCGCGGCCCGGACCCGGCCGCCGCGCTGACCGCCGTGCTCACCCTGGCCGAGAGCGGCGTCGCCCTGATCGAGGTCTCGCTGACCAGCGCCGACGCGCTCGGCGTTCTCCGCCGCGCCCGCGCCGCCATCGGGCCCGACTTCGCCCTGGGCGCGGGCACCGTGCTCAGCGCCGAGGACGCCCGCGCGGCGGCCGACGCGGGTGCCGGTTTCCTGGTCACCCCGGCGATCGCACCGAGCCTCGCCGAGGGTGGCCGGCTCGGCCTGCCGGTGCTCGCCGGCGCCCTCACCCCCACCGAGGTCGTGCAGGCCAACGACGGCGGGGCCGCCGCGATCAAACTCTTCCCCGCCTCCCTCGGCGGGCCCGACTACCTCGGCGCGCTACGCGACCCGTTCCCCGGCACCGCGTTCGTGCCGGTCGGTGGGGTCGACGCGGACGGCTCGCGGCGCTACCTCGATCGGGGCGCGACAGCGGTCGGCGTCGGCTCCCCACTGCTCGGCGACGCCGTCCGAGGCGGCGACACGGCAGCGTTGCGCGACCGCGTCGCCGCCTTCCTCGCGGCGGTGCGGGCATGA
- the dgoD gene encoding galactonate dehydratase: MKIERIETFLVAPRWLFCRVETDDGLVGWGEPVVEGRAEVVRSAVEVLAEYLIGADPLRIEQHWQVLTKGGFYRGGPILSSAVAGLDQALWDIAGQAYGAPVHALLGGPVRDRVRIYSWIGGDEPGEVADAAAAQVAAGLTGVKMNACGRLSPIPTSAEVDAVIGRVAAAREVLGPDRDIAVDFHGRAGMAAVRRILPELAALRPFFVEEPVLPDQAHHLAGIVASTPIPVATGERLYDRSEFLGPLQAGVAVVQPDLSHAGGISEVRRIAALAETYGALLAPHCPLGPISLAASLQVAFATPNFLIQEQSIGIHYNAGSELLDYLIDPEPFRFVDGHITRLDRPGLGITVDETAVRKAAQTPHAWRNPVWQHADGSFAEW, encoded by the coding sequence GTGAAGATCGAGCGGATCGAGACCTTCCTGGTCGCGCCACGGTGGTTGTTCTGCCGGGTGGAGACCGACGACGGGCTGGTCGGGTGGGGTGAGCCGGTGGTCGAGGGCCGCGCCGAGGTGGTGCGCAGCGCGGTCGAGGTGCTCGCCGAATATCTGATCGGCGCCGACCCGCTGCGCATCGAGCAGCACTGGCAGGTGCTCACCAAGGGCGGCTTCTACCGGGGCGGCCCGATCCTCTCCAGCGCGGTCGCCGGCCTCGACCAGGCGCTCTGGGACATCGCCGGGCAGGCGTACGGCGCGCCGGTGCACGCGCTGCTCGGCGGGCCGGTGCGCGACCGGGTGCGGATCTACTCGTGGATCGGCGGGGACGAACCCGGCGAGGTGGCCGACGCCGCCGCCGCGCAGGTCGCCGCCGGTCTGACCGGGGTCAAGATGAACGCCTGTGGGCGGCTCTCGCCGATCCCCACCTCGGCCGAGGTGGACGCGGTCATCGGCCGGGTCGCCGCCGCCCGCGAGGTGCTCGGCCCCGACCGGGACATCGCGGTGGACTTCCACGGTCGCGCCGGAATGGCCGCCGTCCGCCGGATCCTGCCCGAGCTGGCCGCCCTGCGCCCGTTCTTCGTGGAGGAGCCGGTCCTGCCCGACCAGGCACACCACCTGGCCGGCATCGTCGCCAGCACGCCGATCCCGGTGGCCACCGGCGAACGGCTCTACGACCGGTCCGAGTTCCTCGGCCCGTTGCAGGCCGGGGTCGCCGTGGTTCAGCCGGACCTGTCGCACGCCGGTGGGATCTCCGAGGTCCGTCGGATCGCCGCGCTGGCCGAGACGTACGGCGCGCTGCTCGCCCCGCACTGCCCACTGGGCCCGATCTCCCTGGCGGCCAGCCTCCAGGTGGCCTTCGCGACACCGAACTTCCTGATCCAGGAGCAGAGCATCGGCATCCACTACAACGCCGGCTCGGAGCTGCTGGACTATCTGATCGACCCGGAGCCGTTCCGGTTCGTGGACGGGCACATCACCCGCCTCGACCGGCCCGGCCTGGGCATAACGGTCGACGAGACGGCGGTCCGCAAGGCCGCCCAGACCCCACACGCCTGGCGCAACCCGGTCTGGCAGCACGCCGACGGGTCGTTCGCCGAGTGGTGA
- a CDS encoding FadR/GntR family transcriptional regulator, with protein MAQYARRGVHGQTVEAIARRILTGEIAAGATLNIAALQEEFDVSLTALREALKVLSAKGIVDARQKRGTFVRPRADWNLLDGDVIRWQFAEGTDQRLLDQLHEVRAIIEPAAARLAATRATEDDLTALDRALDEMAQANGDPAAAIAADLAFHRALLTATHNELLERMEVVMETGLAERDRLVHGGTPHDDPVPSHRAVVDALRDRDETAAETAMRQLLDKAVRDVEKARGRRGSQ; from the coding sequence TTGGCACAGTACGCACGCCGCGGCGTCCACGGGCAGACCGTCGAAGCGATCGCCCGTCGCATCCTCACCGGTGAGATCGCCGCCGGCGCTACCCTGAACATCGCCGCGTTGCAGGAGGAGTTCGACGTCAGCCTCACGGCGCTCCGTGAGGCGCTGAAGGTCCTCTCCGCCAAGGGCATCGTCGACGCGCGACAGAAGCGCGGCACCTTCGTCCGACCCCGTGCGGACTGGAACCTGCTCGACGGCGACGTGATTCGCTGGCAGTTCGCCGAGGGCACCGACCAGCGGTTGCTCGACCAACTGCACGAGGTGCGCGCCATCATCGAACCGGCCGCCGCACGACTGGCCGCCACCCGCGCCACCGAGGACGACCTGACCGCCCTCGACCGGGCACTGGACGAGATGGCCCAGGCCAACGGCGATCCCGCCGCCGCCATCGCCGCTGACCTCGCCTTCCACCGCGCGCTGCTCACCGCCACCCACAACGAGCTGCTGGAGCGGATGGAGGTGGTGATGGAGACCGGGCTCGCCGAACGGGACCGGCTGGTGCACGGCGGCACCCCGCACGACGACCCGGTGCCCAGCCACCGCGCGGTGGTCGACGCGCTGCGCGACCGGGACGAGACGGCGGCCGAGACCGCGATGCGTCAGTTGCTGGACAAGGCCGTCCGCGACGTCGAGAAGGCACGGGGACGAAGGGGCAGTCAGTGA
- a CDS encoding SDR family NAD(P)-dependent oxidoreductase, which produces MRRLEGKNALVTGAMGGIGAAIARRLAAEGAGVALLDVADPTPLAEELTARGDRALSVVADVSEEADWTAAVSAVRDRLGPVDILVSTAYAVRVAPAHETSRQSWDHQLGVSLTGSFLGVRACLDDLRARSGAVVLISSVHALVGLPGRPAYAAAKGGLVALGRQLAVEYGPQVRVNTVLPGPILTAAWADVSEEDQRRSIGETVAKRFGTPDEVAATVAFLASPDAAYVTGASLVVDGGWTAVKASA; this is translated from the coding sequence ATGCGCCGGCTTGAGGGCAAAAATGCGCTGGTCACCGGCGCAATGGGTGGGATCGGTGCGGCCATTGCGCGGCGGCTCGCCGCCGAGGGAGCGGGCGTCGCGCTGCTCGACGTGGCCGATCCGACCCCGCTGGCCGAGGAGCTGACCGCGCGCGGCGACCGCGCACTGTCCGTAGTGGCCGATGTCAGCGAGGAGGCGGACTGGACGGCCGCCGTGAGCGCCGTACGGGACCGCCTCGGCCCCGTCGACATCCTGGTCAGCACCGCGTACGCCGTGCGGGTCGCCCCGGCGCACGAGACCAGCCGGCAGTCCTGGGACCACCAGCTCGGCGTCAGCCTCACCGGCTCGTTCCTCGGCGTCCGCGCCTGCCTGGACGACCTGCGGGCCCGCTCGGGCGCGGTGGTGCTGATCTCCTCGGTGCACGCGCTGGTCGGGTTGCCCGGCCGACCCGCGTACGCCGCCGCCAAGGGTGGCCTGGTCGCACTCGGCCGCCAACTCGCCGTCGAGTACGGCCCCCAGGTCCGGGTGAACACCGTGCTGCCCGGGCCGATCCTCACCGCGGCGTGGGCCGACGTGTCCGAAGAGGACCAGCGACGCAGCATCGGGGAGACCGTCGCGAAGCGCTTCGGCACACCGGACGAGGTGGCCGCGACAGTCGCCTTCCTCGCCTCGCCGGACGCCGCCTACGTCACCGGCGCGAGCCTGGTGGTGGACGGTGGCTGGACAGCGGTGAAAGCCTCGGCCTGA